A stretch of DNA from Arachis hypogaea cultivar Tifrunner chromosome 19, arahy.Tifrunner.gnm2.J5K5, whole genome shotgun sequence:
CCTATCCATCTCTATCTTCTTGCTAAGGGAAGATAGAggaaatggaataaaagagaataagttAGAAATCCTTAAAACGGTAAACCCTAGAGGCTAGAATTATTTATCTATCCAAATCTCTTCTAAACTAGCAAGAAATAAACCAAGAAAAAAGGCAACAAAACAGAGAGCCCAAAGGTAACTCGGGACAAATTGTCTTAACTATTGAGAAAGATACCCACAAGGCTTAAACCACGGTACAAAGAACCATGGTGCAGAAATGGCCAGCCTCCAGCTCCATTGTATATCTCATAAATACACACTGGTTGTCCTGTTCTCTCAAGTTCTCCTTCATccctttcatttgattcaaactTCAGCTTCTCGGACTTTCTAGCATTTCGATATATCTCATCCCATACACCAACAGCTTTCTCCATCCTCTCTTCAACCTACAAGAAAAAAATGATTGTTTAAAGTGAACTGATAATCATGGGTcgtaaaatattaaacaaatataAAGGCAGTCAAATCTGAAAATGGCAGGTTGGAAGATAAAACTGATCACTGCCATTACTAAAATACATCATACCTCTTCCATTTCCAACATATCATTCTCTTCAGATATTTCAATTTCTCTCAGAATATCCCAATCCAATTTAGTTAATTTATCTAGCACTGGAACCTCTGTTCCATTCTCAGAGTTGTCTGCTGAATAATTAAGACTAGTCAACTCCTGCTCAACAGTATAGACAATGGTATCTTCTTTGATGGAAAAATCATCATCCATCTTCGGCAAGTCGATGCCTAGTTCTATTTCATTCTGGAACAGATTCCATTCCCATCCCCCTTGTTTAATCTGATAAACAGGACCTGGCAGTAAAGCATCCGAGGGAAAATTAAGTACATTCTCCAGAAGCCTTGCATAGCCAGTGATGCACTCCAATGCTTGCACATTTCTTGCAAGCTCTCTTCCAGATGAAGCAATTGCTTGGCCAAATTTAGAAAGGCCTCCATTTGAAAGCAAAAGTGAAAACGAATTCATCAAAGCTTCAGGATTGTGTTTAGAGAAATATATCCCGTGGACTCCATCCACAATCTGCAAGTAGAAGACAGCTCAGTGAAAATGAAGATAGAAGTAgcaattgttacaaaaaaacgaaataaataaatcaaacttacATATTTTCTCAAGACAGGAATATCAGGTGCAATGACTGGAATTTCGAAAGTCATTGCTCTGATTAATAATGGAGGGAAATCCTGCACCTCTTGAGCAGAACCATATAGGACGATATCAGCCATCAGCAGAACACTATTCACATCACCATTCAAGCCATAACGCCTTATAGAACCCTGAGGAAGTCCCAAGCGGGAAGCAACTTCCTACACCAAAAGTTAAGGGATCACCATATGAAAGACTCCAAGCTTAGAAAAGTTCCGAAGTACAACTCAAACATAACAAAACAAAGTGTTGCCACTAATACAATTCAGAGGGCCCTCTTCAAGATTTCTTTTGATTAAACAATTTGGTTTATTTCTTTGATCACTCTTTTCTACCCTGTCCATTTTCCGTCattaccccccccccccccggggGGCGGCGGGGGGGCCCAAAAAACACCCTTGTCACTTCCAACTTTGGAGGAAAGCTTCTCCcagtatgtatatatttttttaccacAGAACAGAAGGCAAGATCAGAATAAAATGCCATATGTTTACAGTTAAATCCCAATAATGCTTCATTAGTGCATATAACAGCAGAGTAATCACACATTAACGGCTGATTCAAAAACAAAATGATTTCTCAAAGCAACTCAGATAACACACAATATTCACAATCATTTTCTGATCAACTTCTTGGGACAGCTAAAACTTGAATGACTCAACTATCTTATATTTCATTGCTATCAAGATAACAAGTGGCACAAAGCACATTTTAAAAGACAGACTACCTGTAAAGCATCATCATAACCATCAGTGGAATTGCCACATaagaaaacaaatttaaatgaCCCAGATGCATCATTCCTCATGGCATACTTTGTCAGTAGAGGTCCTATTGAGTGCATTGCAACAGCATAGTCCCAAGATATCTCATCATAGAAGATAGTGCTCCCAACAACTAGAACTACCATATCATTTTTACCAAATCCATTAAGTTCTCTAAGCTGATCCTTTGAGTGGGTCTTACTATAGCTTTCAGAAGTCCACACATCAACCGGTGATCCAGGAATCACAAAGAAATTCCCACTATCAAGCTGACTATAGAGCATCTGATACAGGAAAAAATCAAAACTGAGCAGTGGCTCGATAACATTTAAGGCAAGTGCAGAGTGGAACAAATTCTACTACTATCAAATAACTATGCCTTTCTACAACAGCAACTTTACCGGATAAGTGAAATCTGGAAAGACAACGACACTAGCTCGGCTAAAAGCACTTCTCCAATGAGAAAGAAGACGTTCCAAACCCATTTTCTCATAAACCGGAAGACGGCTTGAAAGGCTATCTTCTTGAATAATCCATATCAATGGTACTGAACAAAAAGGCTCCTGCATAAGGCTGCACAAATATAAAACTCACTAATCAAAGCATCTAacattttgataaaaattgctTTTGACTAAGGAGAAGGTAAGAAACATGCCATATTACACATAAAGTTTGATATATTAACACCATCTACGAATAACTGACTTCTTAAGTACTTGCTGaaaagagtgtgtgtgtgtgtctgatGGTTTTCGGGGGGAACGGGGAAAGGGGGAAAACACACAAAGAATGGCAACACTTTTCAACTACATCACACCAAATTGAAAACCCAGCCTAAGTCAAAATTTTGTTACTTTAGAACTGAATAGgataaacaaaaaacaaaacccACCTTGAAATGGCTTCTTTTGCTTCTAGGGAGTCCACAATGACACCTTCAAAACTGtggggaaaaaaaaggaaaaggagaaaaggTTACTACCAATATCAAGTTGCAATGGATTTTGTTAAAAATGCTGCAGGTAAACCGCAACTTGAACCTCAGTGTCAAACAGGAATCATAAGTTCAGTAAATGAGACACATACATTGACCAGTCAATCTGGGCGTGCTTCTCAGTTCTCAAAGAAGAGAGATCACCATCTATGCTTTTCCATATTGAACGGGCCTTCCCATGCCCTACTGCAAATATCTGCCAATGACAAGGAGAAATGCATGAGCCTCTCAAAATCTTTACTTAATTACAATACCAAACATGAAAAATAACAAGTTATACCATCAATTGAGTAGGGAACTCATTTTGGCAAGGATTCATGTATAATTATTTGGAGGACTTGGATCTCAGGGCTAGATTTCGGGAAGTTGTATCAGTCTCTATAGAAAATTTgaaataccataaaaaaatacaaatgacTTACCCTAAAAAGGTAACCCAATTTCTGTAGATTCTGAATCACAGTAACCAGCATCAATGACCGGGGATCTATCTTCATGTGTCCTAATATCTGACAAACGAAACAAGCACAGATAAATATCCCAAGAATGCAATTCAatttataaaacaaaatttagtTAGATGTTTTCATGCAGGATAGACAACATGACCAATGACAGAAATGAATGGACATTTGAATTTGATCATCCAAAAGCTTAATAAAACCTTAATCTTTGACAATGATATCAACCCTTTCCTTCCCTTCTTTGAAATTTTTGTATAAACGGTCCAAATAACAAGCCCATTAGTAAACCCTCACTTCTCTTGGTTAATTTATATGTACATAAAACTCCTAAACATCGAGTATAGCTCCTATGAAAATGACCAATTATAGGCTGCATGAATGTTGTCCTATAATTAGTGAACTAAATATCTTGATCTATTCAAACTTCTATCCACAAAAAAGCCTATGTGGGTTTCAAACCTCTTTCCACCAAACAAAAAAGGAAATTATCctgcattataaaaaaaaaaattaattcaaagagttcctgattatttttgttcttattattattattttggtatCAGGGAAGCAGTAAGACCTGCCATTGAAATGGGAATGGCAGGCAGGTTTGGTGCAACTATTAACATTCACCGAGGACCAAATCTAGTATCAAGTGCTTCCTAATGAAACTATGTCCCACTTGGTTGCAAGGTCAATATGACACTATGAATGGCAAAGACATCCCTAGACCAAGAATTCATGCAATTTTCATTCGTATTATTAACCACCAAATCAGACAACGAAAATGCCAAGGTGCAGATACCCCCAATCTCGGTCCTTCACCTCTTACACATACGCAAAAATAGAATTTTGAATTCATTTGATAAATAACATCAAGAACAACCTTTGATTAATCACACATGCTTTATGCTAGTCCACTCCCTCACAAACTCTTGCTATTCAGGTAACTTTTGAACTACAAATTAGCTCGGCCAAAGAAATCCCAAGAATACACATTCCAAATCCGCAATATGTCAGTGTAATTCCTGTTCCACTTATCGGGCAGGGGAATACATTTGAAAAActgggagaggagggagaggggaTGCATGTTATTTGTGCTCAAGGAAGTATAAAGAGTCTGGAGTTTAGTAATTCCACAGAATGCTTGATACTCCAATCATGATTAACTTACTAAACTGAATAACCAATATGGTTCATAAAACAACAATAAGTCAAGCCTTGCCCCACAAGGTGGGGCTAGTTTCATGAATCAGATAACACCATGCCATACTGTCATAAACCATGCCAACAATCAAACCAACATTGTCCTTTGAAACAATTAAGAACACTTTTTAGTGTTTCTATGAGGCAGAAGACTAGCAGTAAACATCCACACTGTACTAAACAAGCaacaccgaaaaaaaaaaaaggaaaaagaaaatgaatccAGTCAGTCtacaaaagtaaataacatgtacaGTTCTTCTGTCAAAAATCATAATCCAAACAGATCCTCCAAAGAAAATATCTTCTGTGATAACTAAAGCATAAACGGAACAGAATAAACAAATATTTGAGTACTTCATTAATTCATCCAAATCACAAGTAACGCAGCCCAGGCTCCACAACCCCACTTGTAATAATTAACATTAAAACATATATATAGCTATAGATACCTATTATATTAAACAACGTTGATTTGAAAGCAACTATTGATTACATATACAATACAGCCATTCTAAAAGAACATCAATTAATAAAAACCAATCAAAAAagtagggaagaagaagaaggaggaggaggaggaggaggaggaggaaagagAACTCACGAGAGCTACCCTGGGAGCACGAACACCAACCCTAGGCTGTGACCTTACCCGATCGAGCCCATCGCCGGCGAGGAACCTCTGCGAAAGCCTTCCAGGAACGAACTTGAGAGTGCTCCCGAACTTCAGCCCTTCCCGTAAGTGCCTCCCACGCTCGCCACGCTGCCGGAAAACCGACGTAATGGAGTTCTGCATCACCATCGAAGCCAGGGCGAAGAGGAACACAACCGCGATGATCATGCCGTAGAATCCGGACTTTCCCTTGAAGAACGGGAACAGCCATAGCAGGCCCTTACGCGTGAACCGGTTATGAAGGTGAGATCGGGCGGCGGCACTGCCACCGGCGCCGGCGGTGGTCCTCGGAAGTTGTCGATCGGAGGAAGAGGCGCGCTGGCGGTCAGAGTGTTGGTATTGATGGTGGCTAGGGTTCCGCTTGACGGGGAGTCGACCTCGGATCGAGTGAAATCCCACGTCACTGCCGTTGCCGGCGTCGTCGATCTCCGGCTGCGACGACGCGTTTCGGGACGATGCGTACATAATGGAGAAGATTTGTCTGTGTCTCGtattttgttttgtgttttcCCGGGAAAGTGAAGGAAAATGTGAGTGTGTTATTtgcagagaagaaaaaggagTAGTAGTGATTGAAGAGGTTGCATTGGTGTATTGTTTCTTTTTGGGTAAATTTCACTTTCGATTTggtttgcttctttttctttctattctaCCCAGTTTTTGTCAACCTTTGTTGTTAATGTCATGTGAGTGATGAATTGAAAATGAAAAGGAACCCACTctatctctctccctccctcctcACTCGCTTTCTCTTgtcattttcttttataatttt
This window harbors:
- the LOC112775376 gene encoding uncharacterized protein, whose translation is MYASSRNASSQPEIDDAGNGSDVGFHSIRGRLPVKRNPSHHQYQHSDRQRASSSDRQLPRTTAGAGGSAAARSHLHNRFTRKGLLWLFPFFKGKSGFYGMIIAVVFLFALASMVMQNSITSVFRQRGERGRHLREGLKFGSTLKFVPGRLSQRFLAGDGLDRVRSQPRVGVRAPRVALILGHMKIDPRSLMLVTVIQNLQKLGYLFRIFAVGHGKARSIWKSIDGDLSSLRTEKHAQIDWSIFEGVIVDSLEAKEAISSLMQEPFCSVPLIWIIQEDSLSSRLPVYEKMGLERLLSHWRSAFSRASVVVFPDFTYPMLYSQLDSGNFFVIPGSPVDVWTSESYSKTHSKDQLRELNGFGKNDMVVLVVGSTIFYDEISWDYAVAMHSIGPLLTKYAMRNDASGSFKFVFLCGNSTDGYDDALQEVASRLGLPQGSIRRYGLNGDVNSVLLMADIVLYGSAQEVQDFPPLLIRAMTFEIPVIAPDIPVLRKYIVDGVHGIYFSKHNPEALMNSFSLLLSNGGLSKFGQAIASSGRELARNVQALECITGYARLLENVLNFPSDALLPGPVYQIKQGGWEWNLFQNEIELGIDLPKMDDDFSIKEDTIVYTVEQELTSLNYSADNSENGTEVPVLDKLTKLDWDILREIEISEENDMLEMEEVEERMEKAVGVWDEIYRNARKSEKLKFESNERDEGELERTGQPVCIYEIYNGAGGWPFLHHGSLYRGLSLSSKAQRQISDDVDAVGRLPLLNDTYFRNILCEMGGMFAIANRVDSVHMRPWIGFQSWRAAGRKEALSADAEKVLEEKMQDNLRGDVIYFWGRLDMVGDVTGSNDALTFWSMCDILNGGNCRTIFQEAFREMYALPSHVEALPPMPEDGGYWSALHSWVMPTPSFLEFMMFSRMFVDSIDGLHRDSSDVATCFLGSSKIEKEHCYCRVLELLINVWAYHSARKMVYINVTTGVMQEQHPIEQRKSFMWAKYFDFSLLKKMDEDLAEAADDGDHPRDTWLWPMTGEVHWHGIYEREREERYRVKMDKKRKTKEKLYERMKYGYKQKSLGR